ATCCTGATCTATAGACATTCCTTAAGTGAATTACATATAACCCTTCATTTTTCTCTTGAGGCATAATGTTCAATCCCCTAAACATTGCCTAGCTTAGATCTCCTCCAATGCCTTAACCTATATCCTCTTCTGATTTTTAATCTTGTTCTAAGCGATACCCATACAGGAATAGGTTGATTACTTTTTTCTCTGTTTATAAGTCTAAGTTTCTTAGCTAAAGGTTTATATCTAGCCATATAGATCCCTAATGCTATTTCTCACGTATATTTATCCTGAAATCTCGTCTAGTTCTTTCATAGATTTCTTCAAGAATGACTTTAAGCTCTTCATCTGTCAAAGGTCTTGTGATTCTACCCTGTAGAGCTAATGCTATAAGTCTATCTTCAACAGCTCTAGCTATCTCTGGCTTCACAAGCCTTATATTGTAGAGTCTTTCGCGTGCTTCTGTTGTGAGAATGCTCCTAAGTATCTCCTGTCTTCTAGCTTCCTCGACTTCTTTCTGTAATCTTCTTCTCTCAAGCTCCTGCCTTCTGGCTAAAAGCTCTTGATATCTTCTATCGAGTAAGGCTTCAATTTCTTCATCACCTACCTCATACGGCATGAACTGTCACCACTAATTTTACGTATCTATTAAACCAAATTACTACACACACCTAATATGCTTATCATC
This sequence is a window from Ignisphaera sp.. Protein-coding genes within it:
- a CDS encoding 50S ribosomal protein L39e, with product MARYKPLAKKLRLINREKSNQPIPVWVSLRTRLKIRRGYRLRHWRRSKLGNV
- a CDS encoding DNA-binding protein; the protein is MPYEVGDEEIEALLDRRYQELLARRQELERRRLQKEVEEARRQEILRSILTTEARERLYNIRLVKPEIARAVEDRLIALALQGRITRPLTDEELKVILEEIYERTRRDFRINIREK